Proteins from a single region of Desulfosoma sp.:
- a CDS encoding YeeE/YedE thiosulfate transporter family protein gives MTQVLLGLFSGIAFGFVIQRIGATDPDEMARAHLMRDGRIPQFMMLAVAFSALGLAGLQAVGVGRMVILPTSVVATGTAAVLFGIGWGLCGYCPGTCWAAAGEGRLDAVFALLGGLAGTAVFAHFHEWIIPVLYMPTNKGPLSLEDWVGNRYVAAFGLALVFAAAAWGIGKIWKDGIRDA, from the coding sequence ATGACGCAGGTTTTGCTCGGTCTTTTTTCTGGAATTGCTTTCGGCTTTGTGATTCAGCGGATCGGGGCTACGGATCCCGACGAGATGGCCCGAGCGCACCTCATGAGAGATGGTCGAATTCCTCAGTTTATGATGTTGGCTGTAGCCTTTTCAGCCCTTGGCCTGGCGGGGCTTCAGGCGGTGGGTGTGGGCCGTATGGTCATTTTACCGACTAGTGTGGTGGCCACGGGAACCGCCGCTGTACTTTTCGGGATCGGTTGGGGATTGTGCGGCTATTGTCCAGGAACCTGCTGGGCCGCCGCAGGAGAAGGTCGCCTTGACGCCGTTTTTGCGCTTCTTGGAGGTCTCGCGGGAACCGCTGTTTTCGCCCATTTCCATGAATGGATCATCCCGGTGCTTTATATGCCCACCAATAAGGGACCACTGAGCCTGGAAGACTGGGTGGGAAACCGATACGTTGCCGCCTTTGGGCTTGCCTTGGTTTTTGCCGCCGCGGCCTGGGGCATCGGCAAGATCTGGAAGGACGGTATTAGGGATGCTTAA
- the fdhF gene encoding formate dehydrogenase subunit alpha codes for MDYKLVPSVCWYCGTGCGVLLKVLNGRFIGTMPLKTHPVNQGKLCIKGWNLHEAVTHPLRLKAPLVKISGRFRKVSWDQALAITAEKLEKIRDTYGPESIGVLVSAKITNEENYLAQKFARAVLGTNNIDHCARLUHSSTVVGLTAAFGSGAMTNSIEEIEESACVFVIGSNTTECHPLVARRMLRAREKGAKLLVADPRKIQLARFADLAVHHKPGTDVALLNGVMHVILQNGWEDKSYIEERTENFDKMKEVVVAYNPKRAETITGVPAKDLEKLAEIYATHKPASIFYTMGITQHVTGVDNVKAICNLAMLCGNVGVRGGGVNPLRGQNNVQGACDMGGLPTLLPGYQAVTNPEVRERFAKAWGRPIPEKPGLTITEMAFAMMAGKLKALYVIGENPKLSDPDWHHLSQALRRLDFLVVQDIFLSETAQVADVVLPATSAAEKDGTFTNTERRCQRIRKAVDPVGQSLPDWEILCRLSTIMGYPMSYRTPEEIFQEITRMSPAHYGGMSYSRLGIDGLFWPCPTAEHPGTRYLHRDRFTKGRGTFHAVEHQDPAEKPSEEYPFVLSTGRMFAHYHTGTMTRISPQLDREQREGYVEMHPKDASRIGVSSGELVVVKSRRGEMLAPVRITDRVAPGTLFTTIHFGESPANILTSAKDYDPLAKIPEFKVGAVSIRKAKAAS; via the coding sequence ATGGACTACAAGCTCGTACCTTCCGTGTGCTGGTATTGCGGAACGGGATGCGGTGTGCTGTTGAAGGTGCTCAACGGCCGGTTCATCGGCACAATGCCTTTGAAAACGCACCCGGTAAATCAAGGAAAGCTTTGTATCAAGGGCTGGAACCTCCATGAAGCCGTCACGCATCCTTTGCGCCTCAAGGCGCCTCTTGTGAAAATCAGCGGACGGTTCCGCAAAGTGAGCTGGGACCAAGCTTTGGCGATCACCGCTGAAAAGCTCGAAAAGATTCGGGACACCTACGGCCCTGAGAGTATAGGGGTTTTGGTTTCGGCCAAGATAACCAATGAGGAAAATTATCTGGCGCAAAAATTCGCTCGCGCGGTTTTAGGAACCAACAATATCGATCACTGTGCTCGTTTGTGACACTCCTCAACGGTGGTAGGTCTTACCGCCGCGTTCGGGAGTGGGGCCATGACCAATTCCATCGAGGAAATCGAGGAGTCAGCCTGTGTTTTCGTGATCGGATCGAACACCACGGAATGCCATCCCCTTGTGGCGCGTCGCATGCTGCGGGCCCGGGAGAAAGGGGCCAAACTTTTGGTGGCGGACCCACGAAAGATTCAGCTGGCTCGCTTTGCGGATCTCGCCGTGCACCACAAGCCCGGAACGGATGTGGCACTCCTCAACGGAGTGATGCATGTGATCCTGCAAAACGGCTGGGAGGACAAATCATACATTGAGGAACGTACGGAAAACTTTGACAAGATGAAAGAGGTTGTTGTCGCCTACAATCCGAAGCGTGCGGAAACCATAACAGGAGTGCCCGCCAAGGACCTGGAGAAACTGGCGGAGATTTACGCCACTCATAAGCCCGCATCCATTTTCTACACCATGGGCATCACGCAACATGTCACCGGTGTGGATAACGTCAAGGCAATCTGTAACCTGGCCATGCTCTGTGGAAACGTCGGCGTACGCGGAGGTGGCGTGAATCCCTTGCGGGGACAAAACAATGTTCAGGGGGCCTGCGACATGGGAGGACTGCCCACACTGCTTCCGGGTTATCAGGCGGTAACGAATCCTGAGGTAAGAGAACGCTTTGCCAAAGCGTGGGGACGGCCCATACCGGAGAAGCCGGGTCTTACCATCACGGAGATGGCCTTTGCAATGATGGCGGGAAAGCTGAAAGCCCTTTATGTTATTGGGGAAAACCCGAAACTCAGCGACCCCGACTGGCATCACTTGAGTCAAGCGCTGCGGCGGCTGGATTTTCTTGTCGTCCAAGATATCTTCCTGTCGGAAACGGCGCAAGTGGCGGATGTGGTCCTTCCCGCGACTTCGGCGGCGGAAAAGGATGGAACGTTTACAAATACCGAAAGGCGTTGCCAAAGGATTCGAAAAGCGGTGGATCCCGTAGGGCAGTCACTTCCAGATTGGGAAATCTTATGTCGTTTATCCACCATCATGGGATATCCGATGTCTTATCGAACTCCCGAAGAGATATTTCAAGAAATCACTCGAATGAGCCCTGCTCATTACGGAGGGATGAGCTACAGCCGTCTCGGCATCGATGGGCTGTTCTGGCCGTGCCCGACGGCCGAACATCCCGGAACCCGGTATCTGCATCGGGATCGCTTCACCAAAGGACGCGGAACATTCCACGCGGTGGAACACCAGGATCCTGCGGAGAAACCTTCGGAGGAATACCCTTTTGTGCTTTCTACGGGACGTATGTTCGCTCATTATCATACGGGAACAATGACACGCATTTCACCGCAGCTGGATCGAGAACAACGGGAAGGGTATGTGGAAATGCATCCAAAGGATGCCTCTAGGATCGGGGTATCTTCTGGAGAGTTGGTAGTGGTGAAGTCGCGTCGAGGAGAAATGCTGGCCCCTGTGAGGATCACAGACCGTGTCGCACCTGGAACACTTTTTACCACCATCCATTTTGGGGAAAGCCCCGCCAACATCCTCACAAGCGCTAAGGACTACGACCCATTAGCCAAAATCCCGGAGTTCAAGGTTGGAGCGGTGTCGATCCGTAAAGCCAAAGCAGCATCCTAA
- a CDS encoding 4Fe-4S binding protein — translation MKETVRSWLESGEIEVFLGYRLVEGHPVPYAFHRERLEELEELVEGSARYPLEKMAMEIQAQNPEVRIGLLARGCTQRAVNVLGVLRQLEPERLRMITVECCPSPLHQSPQCSSLQAPPQLPGKSRWGIYQGTSLEAVEEMEPEERFARWAYEFDKCIKCYGCRDICPVCVCKDCSLADENLVEKGWLPVEVPLFHMVRAVHMAGRCVDCGLCEEACPVDIPLRLLYRKVAAVVKDLFDYVPGLATEPLSLGPMDEEEKRRFAAGGIGLAE, via the coding sequence ATGAAGGAGACCGTTCGATCATGGTTGGAAAGTGGAGAAATTGAGGTCTTCCTTGGATATCGCCTGGTGGAGGGACATCCTGTTCCGTACGCATTTCATCGGGAGCGGTTAGAGGAGCTGGAGGAACTTGTGGAGGGCTCCGCCCGATATCCTCTGGAAAAGATGGCGATGGAGATCCAAGCGCAGAACCCGGAAGTCCGGATCGGGCTTTTGGCGCGTGGGTGCACACAAAGAGCCGTGAACGTGCTGGGCGTGCTTCGGCAGTTGGAACCGGAACGGCTGCGAATGATTACGGTGGAGTGTTGCCCTTCACCTTTGCATCAAAGCCCGCAATGCTCTTCGCTTCAGGCACCGCCGCAACTGCCGGGAAAAAGTCGGTGGGGAATATATCAAGGAACGTCTTTAGAAGCTGTAGAAGAAATGGAGCCCGAGGAACGCTTCGCACGTTGGGCGTACGAATTTGACAAATGCATCAAATGCTATGGCTGTCGGGATATTTGCCCTGTGTGCGTCTGCAAGGATTGTAGCCTGGCCGATGAAAATCTGGTGGAAAAAGGGTGGCTTCCCGTGGAAGTCCCTCTGTTCCATATGGTGCGGGCCGTACACATGGCGGGACGGTGTGTCGATTGTGGTTTGTGCGAAGAAGCCTGCCCTGTGGATATCCCGCTTCGCCTCCTGTACCGGAAAGTGGCCGCTGTCGTGAAAGACCTTTTTGACTATGTCCCGGGACTTGCCACAGAACCCTTGTCCCTTGGGCCGATGGATGAGGAAGAAAAAAGGCGGTTTGCAGCCGGCGGAATTGGCTTGGCGGAATAA